A single genomic interval of Gossypium raimondii isolate GPD5lz chromosome 11, ASM2569854v1, whole genome shotgun sequence harbors:
- the LOC105802060 gene encoding formin-like protein 20 isoform X5, which translates to MALFRRLFYRKPPDRLLEISEHVYVFDCCFTADVLEEDEFKVYMGSIVAQLQDYFPDASFMVFNFREGDRRSRISDILSEYDMTVMDYPRQYEGCPLLPLEMIHHFLRSSDSWLSLEGQQNVLLMHCERGGWPVLAFMLASLLLYRKQYSGEQKTLEMVYKQAPRDLLKLLSPLNPRPSHLRYLQYISRRNLSSDWPPAHTPRDLDCIILRVLPLFEGGEGCRPVIHVYGMDPKTPANRSSKLLFSTSKTKKQVPYFRKEECALVTIDTHCHIQGDVVLECVHLYDDLVHEETIFRVMFHTAFVRRNILIFNHDDVDVLWDARHQFPKDFTVEVVFMDRDAVVPNLPRVATKSEDRNDGECASPEEFFEVEEIFSNAVDAVEGKVDVLDGKVDALDGKVDYDSQIVHENKPEQKDILREDVDSHLLDGKVDYNSQIVHENKPEQKDISREDVDPHALDGKVDYDSQIVHENKPEQKDILREDVDPHRIQECSTYDGNKKQDVKFDSSIDAVKDIAMDDVNYKLHMKLDSDINAVKDIAVDDGDIKAGSVEFTINLLRERETKEVTEDVLGKLEDTADTGNREESVPLKKQRLKTDVSRSKPEKILPISKKQDGLSPKPASDSALVKPKSRQLEPQGQPARPAKPNAVSRWIPPNKGSYANSMHVSYPPSRPNSAPPVPSSTLRKSKSVSNLKGSIGAVISKDVSSKQKCQKVDDTKTSKDFSSEQKGQKVDLTKPSGSPKEIYTAPIIPTPLPGLQQSVYIPPSTPAAAPPPAPPSPPPPRSLLASQSLEENTISILPPPLSGNVSRMSFAALSTPPPPPPPPPCTAIKVHTTGMLSQNPVAVPPPLPPSPPFSNPQISKLFSSRPPPSPPLKSRFSSAFLNVLHSQAPPRPSPVRSLGTSKLGNVPSFHQKPPPTPPTQGAMAPSIMHEVLSAPSPPLAPPLCDAPSSPPLPPLVPTRHVPLPPPPPPPPPQYRALAPLSQPMPHYIASTPPILLPPPLLLGMCASSSLPSPMPHSPSPPLELPPLMSTTPSPPPPPLTSAPTPPPLPPSMSTTSIPPSPPLLICSATIPPPPPSQPPLMSSALPPPPSAPLLMSNASLPPTPPSPPSISSCPPPPALPLPSMSSVLLPPLAPLPPLMSSVPPPPPPPPTPSPLSVYGTPLPSSPLAPSMSSDPPPQLPSMSNALLPPPSPPSLTTIAPLPFLPSPSFSMTSVPPPPPSSLPPQLTSSAPIPSPPSPSSSTTSVPLPPPPSPPFSATIAPHPPPPSPPSSTTTVPLPLTSPPFSTTIASSPPSPPPPPMCSTPLPPFSPPFSTTIASSPPSPPPPPMCSTPLPPPSPPSLTNIVPSPPAPQLPSMSSASLPPPSPPSSVTSALPPSIPPPSPPPLLMSTASFPAPPSPPSLTTSAPPPPSPPPPSISNTPLPPPSVSSAPLPLSLSPTTLMTSAPPPSPSLPSPPPTLMSTAPLPPPSSPPSATTSAPPLLSPSPLSISSIQPLPSSMSSASIPRSPSPTTLTTSALPPPSPPPSSISSTPPPPSPTTSMTSTPAPPSPPPPSISSTPPPPPSMSSASIPPSPSPNTLMTSALLPPPPPSPPPPSISSTPPPPSPTTLTTSAPPPPSPPPPSTSNTQPPPPSISSASLPPSPLSTTFSTSASPPSPPPQLVSSVPPSSPPSMSSVSPPPPPPPSSMFDVPHPPLPPLPGVPPPPPTPFGAPLPPPPPVNEIVAPAPLMHGAPPPPPLPPTIGEPPPPPPSGVPPPPPPPLGIEPPLPAPPFGVGPPPPPPPPGGGAPPPPPPPGGGAPPPPPPPGGGAPPPGGGAPPPPPPPGGGAPGPPAPPGAVGGGPPPPPPFGAKGADARGRGRGLSRSGAIQTARRSSLKPLHWSKVSRAIQGSLWEELQRHGEPQVAPEFDVSELETLFSNVVPKRSGDKGKGKSAGPKTDKVHLIDLRRANNTEIMLTKVKMPLPDMMAAVLAMDDTVLDVDQVENLIKFCPTKEEMELLKNYTGDKESLGKCEQSI; encoded by the exons ATGGCGCTGTTCAGACGCTTGTTTTACCGGAAGCCGCCGGATCGGCTTCTCGAGATCTCCGAACATGTCTacg TATTTGACTGTTGCTTCACTGCTGACGTTTTGGAAGAAGATGAGTTCAAAGTGTATATGGGTAGCATTGTGGCACAGCTACAAGACTACTTTCCAGATGCttctttcatggtttttaatttCAGAGAAGGGGACAGGCGGAGCCGAATTTCGGACATTTTAAGCGAGTATGACATGACAGTTATGGACTACCCACGGCAATATGAGGGATGCCCGTTGCTGCCACTTGAAATGATTCATCACTTCCTTCGATCGAGTGACAGCTGGTTGTCATTGGAAGGGCAGCAGAATGTGCTTTTGATGCACTGTGAAAGAGGAGGATGGCCTGTACTCGCTTTCATGCTTGCCAGTCTTCTGTTATATCGAAAACAATATAGTGGCGAGCAGAAGACTCTTGAAATGGTCTACAAGCAAGCTCCTAGGGACCTTCTCAAGCTTCTGTCCCCTTTGAACCCTCGGCCTTCTCATTTGAGATATTTGCAGTATATTTCTAGAAGGAATTTGAGTTCTGATTGGCCTCCAGCACATACACCTAGAGATTTGGATTGCATAATTCTTAGAGTTCTTCCTCTTTTTGAAGGGGGAGAAGGCTGCAGGCCAGTTATACATGTTTATGGAATGGACCCCAAAACACCAGCCAATAGAAGTTCTAAGCTTCTGTTTTCAACTTCAAAGACGAAAAAGCAAGTTCCTTACTTCCGAAAG GAAGAGTGTGCATTGGTGACAATAGATACTCATTGTCATATTCAAGGGGATGTTGTGCTTGAGTGCGTCCATTTATATGACGATTTGGTACATGAAGAGACGATATTCAGAGTTATGTTTCACACAGCGTTTGTTCgaagaaatattttaatattcaatcaCGATGATGTTGATGTGTTGTGGGATGCCAGGCATCAATTTCCAAAGGACTTCACAGTAGAG GTGGTTTTTATGGACCGTGATGCGGTTGTCCCTAATCTCCCCAGAGTCGCAACAAAAAGTGAAGATCGGAATGACGGTGAATGTGCTTCACCAGAGGAATTTTTCGAGGTGGAAGAGATCTTCAGCAATGCAGTTGATGCGGTGGAGGGAAAGGTTGATGTGCTGGATGGAAAAGTCGATGCGCTGGATGGAAAGGTGGATTACGACAGTCAGATAGTTCATGAAAACAAGCCAGAGCAGAAAGATATCTTGAGAGAGGATGTAGATTCCCATTTGCTGGATGGAAAGGTGGATTACAACAGTCAGATAGTCCATGAAAACAAGCCAGAGCAGAAAGATATCTCAAGGGAGGATGTAGATCCCCATGCACTGGATGGAAAGGTGGATTATGACAGTCAGATAGTTCATGAAAACAAGCCAGAGCAGAAAGATATCTTGAGGGAAGATGTAGATCCCCATAGAATTCAAGAATGTTCCACATATGATGGGAATAAAAAACAGGATGTCAAGTTTGATTCTAGTATAGATGCAGTGAAGGACATAGCTATGGATGATGTGAATTACAAATTACACATGAAGCTGGATTCTGACATTAATGCTGTGAAAGACATAGCTGTTGATGATGGAGACATTAAGGCCGGTTCAGTGGAATTTACTATCAACCtgttgagagagagagaaaccAAGGAGGTGACGGAAGATGTGCTTGGCAAGTTGGAAGACACGGCAGATACAGGCAATAGAGAAGAATCTGTTCCACTGAAGAAGCAAAGGTTGAAAACCGATGTTTCCAGATCTAAACCCGAGAAAATACTGCCTATTTCAAAGAAACAAGACGGGCTGTCTCCAAAACCAGCTTCAGATTCTGCTCTGGTGAAACCAAAGAGCCGACAACTAGAACCTCAGGGCCAACCTGCAAGGCCAGCAAAGCCAAATGCCGTATCTCGGTGGATCCCTCCTAACAAGGGATCTTATGCTAATTCGATGCATGTATCGTATCCACCATCAAGACCTAATAGTGCACCACCTGTACCATCCAGTACTTTGAGGAAATCGAAGTCTGTTTCCAATCTAAAGGGTTCTATTGGAGCTGTGATTTCAAAGGATGTTTCATCCAAGCAAAAATGTCAGAAGGTTGACGATACAAAGACTTCAAAGGATTTTTCATCCGAGCAAAAAGGTCAGAAGGTTGACCTTACAAAGCCTTCAGGCTCtccaaaagaaatatatacCGCTCCAATAATTCCAACACCACTGCCTGGCTTACAGCAATCAGTATATATTCCACCTAGCACTCCAGCAGCTGCACCACCACCTGCTCCTCCTTCCCCACCTCCACCAAGATCTTTGTTGGCTTCACAATCTTTGGAAGAAAATACAATATCTATACTACCTCCCCCACTTTCTGGAAATGTTTCTAGAATGTCTTTTGCTGCATTATCTAcccctcctcctcctcctccaccaccACCTTGCACAGCAATAAAAGTACATACTACTGGGATGCTTTCTCAAAATCCAGTGGCAGTTCCTCCACCACTGCCTCCCTCTCCCCCATTTTCTAATCCTCAGATTTCTAAACTCTTTTCGTCTCGTCCACCACCTTCACCACCTTTGAAGTCTAGGTTTTCTTCAGCTTTCCTTAATGTACTACATTCTCAAGCTCCTCCTCGCCCATCTCCTGTCAGATCATTGGGTACATCAAAACTTGGTAATGTACCTTCTTTCCATCAAAAGCCCCCTCCCACTCCTCCAACTCAAGGTGCTATGGCTCCATCTATCATGCATGAAGTGCTATCAGCACCTTCTCCACCCCTAGCCCCTCCATTGTGTGATGCTCCAtcctcccctcccctcccaccTCTAGTACCCACTAGACATGTACCTTTGCCACCCCCACCCCCCCCACCACCTCCTCAGTATAGAGCTTTGGCACCTCTATCGCAACCAATGCCTCATTACATAGCCTCTACTCCACCAATACTACTACCACCACCTTTATTGCTGGGAATGTGTGCATCTTCTTCACTGCCCTCACCAATGCCTCATTCTCCATCTCCTCCCCTTGAACTACCCCCATTGATGTCTACTACCCCATCTCCTCCACCACCTCCATTAACTAGTGCCCCAACTCCACCTCCACTACCCCCATCAATGTCTACTACCTCAATTCCTCCTTCACCACCCTTATTGATCTGTAGTGCCACAATTCCTCCTCCACCTCCATCACAACCCCCATTGATGTCTAGTGCCCTCCCTCCTCCACCTTCAGCACCCCTATTGATGTCTAACGCGTCACTTCCTCCGACACCTCCATCACCCCCATCAATATCTAGCTGCCCTCCTCCTCCTGCTCTTCCACTCCCATCAATGTCTAGCGTCCTACTTCCTCCTCTAGCTCCACTACCCCCCTTGATGTCTAGTGTtccacctccacctcctcctcctccaACTCCATCACCCTTATCAGTGTATGGCACCCCACTTCCTTCATCTCCACTAGCCCCATCAATGTCTAGTGACCCACCTCCACAACTCCCATCAATGTCTAATGCCCTACTTCCTCCACCTTCACCACCCTCTTTGACGACTATTGCCCCACTTCCTTTTCTACCTTCACCATCCTTTTCAATGACTAGTGTCCCACCTCCTCCACCTTCATCTCTACCTCCCCAATTGACATCTAGTGCTCCAATTCCTTCTCCGCCTTCACCATCCTCTTCAACAACTAGTGTCCCACTTCCTCCTCCACCTTCACCACCCTTTTCAGCAACTATTGCCCCACATCCTCCTCCACCTTCACCACCCTCTTCAACGACTACTGTCCCACTTCCTCTAACCTCACCACCTTTTTCAACTACTATTGCCTCGTCTCCTCCATCTCCACCACCTCCACCAATGTGTAGTACTCCACTTCCTCCATTTTCACCACCCTTTTCAACTACTATTGCCTCGTCTCCTCCATCTCCACCACCCCCACCAATGTGTAGTACTCCACTTCCTCCGCCTTCACCACCCTCTTTGACTAATATTGTCCCATCTCCTCCAGCTCCACAACTCCCATCAATGTCTAGTGCTTCACTTCCTCCACCTTCACCACCTTCTTCGGTTACTAGTGCCTTACCTCCTTCAATTCCACCACCATCTCCACCTCCCCTATTGATGTCTACTGCCTCGTTTCCTGCTCCACCTTCACCACCCTCTTTGACAACTAGTGCCCCACCTCCTCCATCTCCACCACCCCCATCAATATCTAACACCCCACTTCCTCCCCCGTCGGTATCTAGTGCTCCACTTCCTCTTTCACTTTCGCCAACCACTTTGATGACTAGTGCCCCACCTCCTTCACCTTCACTACCATCTCCACCTCCCACATTGATGTCTACTGCCCCACTTCCTCCTCCATCTTCACCACCCTCTGCAACGACTAGTGCCCCACCTCTTTTGTCTCCATCACCCCTATCAATATCTAGCATCCAACCTCTTCCCTCATCGATGTCTAGTGCTTCAATTCCTCGTTCTCCTTCACCAACCACTTTGACAACTAGTGCCCTACCTCCTCCATCTCCACCACCTTCTTCAATATCTAGCACCCCACCTCCTCCTTCACCAACCACTTCGATGACTAGTACCCCAGCTCCTCCATCTCCACCACCCCCATCAATATCTAGCACCCCACCTCCTCCCCCATCGATGTCTAGTGCTTCAATTCCTCCTTCACCTTCACCAAATACTTTGATGACTAGTGCCCTACTCCCTCCACCTCCTCCATCTCCACCACCCCCATCAATATCTAGCACCCCACCTCCTCCTTCACCAACCACTTTGACGACTAGTGCCCCACCTCCTCCATCTCCACCGCCCCCATCAACATCTAACACCCAACCTCCTCCCCCATCGATATCTAGTGCTTCACTTCCTCCTTCACCTTTATCAACCACTTTTTCAACTAGTGCCTCACCTCCATCTCCACCACCCCAATTGGTGTCTAGTGTCCCACCTTCATCACCCCCATCGATGTCTAGTGTCTCACCTCCTCCACCTCCACCACCCTCATCAATGTTTGATGTCCCTCATCCACCCCTTCCCCCATTACCTGGAGTGCCACCTCCACCTCCTACCCCCTTTGGAGCACCACTCCCACCACCTCCACCTGTTAATGAAATTGTAGCACCAGCCCCACTTATGCATGGAGCTCCACCACCTCCACCGTTGCCTCCTACTATTGGAGAACCACCTCCACCGCCACCTTCTGGGGTACCGCCACCTCCACCGCCGCCTCTTGGAATTGAACCACCACTTCCAGCGCCACCTTTTGGAGTTGGACCACCACCGCCACCACCACCTCCAGGAGGAGGAGCACCACCTCCGCCACCACCTCCTGGTGGAGGAGCACCACCTCCGCCACCACCTCCTGGAGGAGGAGCACCACCTCCTGGTGGTGGAGCACCACCTCCGCCACCACCTCCTGGAGGAGGAGCTCCTGGCCCTCCAGCACCACCTGGAGCTGTTGGTGGTGGACCTCCGCCGCCTCCACCATTCGGTGCCAAAGGAGCTGACGCAAGAGGAAGAGGGCGTGGGCTATCACGTTCAGGAGCTATTCAAACAGCTAGGAGATCCTCCTTAAAGCCCTTACACTGGAGTAAAGTCTCAAGGGCAATACAAGGAAGCTTATGGGAAGAATTGCAAAGACATGGAGAGCCTCAAGT TGCACCAGAATTTGATGTGTCAGAGCTTGAGACTCTTTTCTCCAACGTTGTTCCTAAGCGTTCAGGTGACAAAGGGAAAGGCAAGTCAGCTGGACCAAAAACTGACAAAGTCCACCTG ATTGACTTGAGGAGGGCTAACAACACTGAAATTATGCTCACTAAAGTTAAGATGCCACTTCCTGATATGATG GCTGCAGTGCTAGCAATGGATGATACGGTATTAGATGTTGATCAAGTGGAAAATCTCATAAAATTTTGTCCAACTAAAGAGGAAATGGAACTTCTCAAG aactACACTGGTGACAAGGAGAGTCTAGGGAAGTGTGAACAG AGCATTTAG